From Paenibacillus sp. FSL H8-0537:
ACCATTCCACGTATACAGCAGCGATTGAAGCGCTGGGTAATGCGCCTCTGCTTCCTCCGCATGCCCGCTGTAAAGCTGCGCTTCTACATATAAGTACAGCGTATCAAAGCCTTCTTGGCAGCCCGCTTCACTTCTAATATCAGCGGGAATGGCTACCGCCTCCTGCAACGCTTGAATGGACCGATGAAATTCACCGGTCCTGTTCCATTTTTTTATTTGCTCCAGCTTGCTTCTGTTGATCATTCGCCTTCCCCTTCCAATCTAACCGTTATCCTCTCCTCTCGCACAAAAAAAGGAACGGCGATCCATCCAGTGACGGGGCATGCGGCATTTACATGACGCATTCTCGGCTAACGAACGCTTAACAGCATTCAGCCTTTAATGGCGATATAAATACGAACGGCTGCTTCCCCATCCTGATAATCATTTTTATCATATCGCTCAAAATCACCCGTATACGCCCGCTGCTCGGCAGCTGTCTCATAATAAGCCCAAATTTCCTGCCAAGCCTCGATGACGACCTGCGGCATAGGCCCTCTCCTCGTCTCAAAAACCCGGTACATAGAGCTAGGCACAACAATTTGCTGTATATTTGCTGCGGCAGATGCCCCTGTTGTTTCTGTTGTCATGGGCAGGTCTAAATCATAGGCATGTCCGATGAAAGCCGTGTAAGCGCCGCTCGCAT
This genomic window contains:
- a CDS encoding effector binding domain-containing protein — its product is MMKSIVEQQGTLKLAGFGVRTTNQEEAGPNGRIPALWTQYFQLAGTHSNEAQAQDDFIYGVYTDYETDASGAYTAFIGHAYDLDLPMTTETTGASAAANIQQIVVPSSMYRVFETRRGPMPQVVIEAWQEIWAYYETAAEQRAYTGDFERYDKNDYQDGEAAVRIYIAIKG